CTACGAACTGCTGCGTCGGGTAGGCAGCGACTACGTGTCGACGGGGCCGGTTCGGATTGTGGCGTACAACAACTACGACGATACGTCTGACGCCACTATGTCGGCCGATGGGAAGGTATTGATCCTCGGTATTGAGACCGATTTTACCCAGGGCGGCTCCGACCTGTACTTCGCGCTGCGAAAAGACGACGGCACGTATGGCATGTTGCAGAATATGGGAAAACAGGTTAATTCCGCCGCCGATGAAGGGATGCCACAATTGCTGTCGGATGGCCGTACCCTACTCTTCAGCAGCGAAGGCTACAGCGGCTATGGCGACTTTGACCTGTATGTGACCCATCGCCTCGACGATACGTGGAAGAACTGGTCGGAACCCATCAACCTCGGTGGCGCCATCAATGGCAACGATTTTGACGGACAGCCGTATTACGATGAAACGGCGCAGGTGCTGTATTACGTCGCATCCGTTGGTGGAACGCCCGTATTACGGCAGGTTCCGCTTCCAATAGCGCTATTGGCGGCGCCGTGACCTACGTCAAAATACGGCATTCTACGTATGGTGTGGCGCTTGCCAACGCCGCAACTTTGCCTCAGTGACTAACTCATTAAAAAATCAAATCATGAAAACACTAAAAAGAATCGGTATTGTGCTTACCATGGCACTCGTAACAGTAATGACTTCGTGCAGCAGCGACGACAACGGCGGCGGTGGCGGCTTCAGCGGCCCGGCAACCGGCAACTTCGTAAAAGCGAAAATCGGAGGAAGCAATTTCAGCGCAACCGGACAGGTAGTGCAGGGGGCCTACGAAAGCGGTAACATCGTACTCCAGGGCGTGGCGATCAACGGCACGAACACAACCAGTATGGCGATCCAGTTGTATAAGCCGGGTGGCCTTACCGTCGGTACTTACAACGTAGGCCCGGATCAAAGCGGTGATGTAGGATTGCTTTCCTACACTACGGTGACCAGCGCTATGAGTACGGTGACGTATGTTTCGGGTGCTTGCGCCAACGCTTCCGGAACCATCGAGATTACGTTTATCGACGACACCAAAATTGAAGGAACCTTCTCGTTCACCGGCGTCGAACTGCGCGACAATGATGATTGCAGCGGCGGTGTCAAAAATGTGACCAACGGAAGTTTCCGCCTTGAACTATAAGAAGAACCTATGTGTGTAGAAGGGGACGTTCAGAAGAGCGTCCCTTTCGCTTTTCAAAAAATACGGCATATGGCGTATTGACCGCCCTTTGTCGAATGTTGAACTTTGGCAGTGCAAGGCCCCCTGTCAACCTAAACCCCAGAATGCTATGTTACCAGCCCTGATTGTCCTTTCGGTAGCGCTGTTTGGCGTAATCGTCTACCTGAACTATCGGTTCTACCAGGACCGGCAGGTGTTTCGAAAGCGCATCCGGACGCTGGAGGAGATGATTGTAAGGCTCACCCGCGAACAGCACCTCAAAGACGCCCAGGTGCACCTCTCGGACGAGCTTCGAAGCAGACTCCGAACCGTGAATGCAACGTTGAACAACGACATCTTCGATTTCAACCATGAACTGTTACAGATACTGGCAAAGAACAAATTACTCTAACCCAATCCCAAGCCCGGTCACAGCCGGGTTTTCGTGCTTTACCACCTAAGGTCGATGAACAAAAGGATGCTACTGTCGTTGTTATTACTCTTTCCGCTGTTGGCAAGCGGACAGGTGCTGGATTCGATCCTGCGACAGTACCGCGACCTCCACAATGTCGATCCCGAACGCACCCGACGGATCATCGAAGAAGGCATCGAGGGCTTCAGTGCAAAGGGCGACCGTGAATCGAAAGCCATCCTGTTGGTAAAACTCATCGCCCTCGAAACGGCGCAGCGCAATACCGACGCGGCCTATCGTCGTTTTCTCACCGCTCGTGAGTACGCCAGGAATAATGGCATTACCCTGCAGGTAGCCTGTGCCTACAGCGAGATTGCCGAAACCTATTATTACGCCCAGGATTGGAAGCGGTCTCTGGGCTATTTTCATTCGGCCGACTCCGCTTTTGTGGCGGCAAAGGACGAGATCGGGCAGGTGCTGAGTAAGATCAATATGGCATCGATTTACCAGGAACAGGGGAAGTATGACCTGGCGATCCGGAACTTCCTCGCGTCGGTACCGCACATCGATACGACCCAGTACCGATACATCAAGACCTCGGCCTATAAGGAAGTGGGGAAACTCTACCTCAACCTCAAAGACGGACGGAAAGCCGAATACTACCTTACGAAGAGTATCCAGTCAGGTCGCCGTGACAAAGGGCATCCGGATCTGCTGCTGGACGCCTACCTGTTGCTTTCGGGTTCCTTTCTCGAACGGGGTGATAAGGAGAAGGCAGCGATGTATCTCGACCGCGCCGAGAAAATGGCGGCACGGCCCGAAACGCGTCACATGCTTTTTGACGTCCTGACACGAAAGGTCGAATTGCTCATGAAACAGGAACGCTATCCGGAAGCTAAGAAAAACATCAACGAGGCACTTCGGCTGGCGGATGAATACAAAAAGAACACCGGCGAAACATTCGGACTGCGATCAAATCTCGCGAAGATCTATCGACTGGAAAACAAAAGTGATTCGGCCATCGCCCTGTCGCAGCAGTTAGTGGCCGAAACGGCGAAGTCATCAGAAATGGCCCGTCTGGCGGAAGGCTACCTGGGGATGGCGGCCGCCTATGCCCAGAAAGGCGATTACCGTCAGGCGTATGAGAACCACCTGCAGTACGCCGCTTACAAAGACAGTACAGTAGGCAGTGAAAAGCAACGCATCATTCGGGAAGCGGAAGTAAAATATGAAACGGCGGAAAAAGAGCGGCAACTCGCGGAAAACAAAGTGAAGCTGCTCGAATCAGAGGCTGAAGCGGATCGCAAGGGGAGGGCCAACCTGTTGTTGGGTGTGCTGGTACTCTTTACCGCGGTAACCGGCGTATCGGTCTACCGTCAGCAGCGGCTTCGCGTGCGGCAGAAAGAGCAGGAGTTCCAACTCAAAGAAGCCATCGCCCAGATCGAGACGCAGCAACAGTTACAGGAACAACGCCTGTCGATTTCGCGCGACCTCCATGATAACATCGGGGCGCAGTTGACGTTCATCATTTCGTCTGTCGACGCGGTGAAAATGGGTTTCAACCTGCAGAATCCGGCACTTGATCGCAAGCTCGATACCATCTCCGATTTCACCCAATCGACCATCATCGAACTGCGCGACACCATTTGGGCGATGAACAAAGGAGAGGTGAGTTTCGAAGAACTCCGTTCGCGCATCTACAACTTCATCGGAAAGGCGAAAACCGCCAACGAAGACCTTGCGTTCCGATTTACCATCGCCGATTCCCTGAAAGAGGTGAACCTGACATCAGTAGAAGCCATCAACATCTACCGCACCTTGCAGGAGGCCGTCAACAACGCCATGAAGCACTCGGGCGCAAGTCGCATTTCCATCACCATCGGGGCAGACGGTGCCACCGCAAAAGTTACCCTACGCGACAACGGAAAAGGGTTCGACGCGAGCCAGGTAGAACAGGGCAATGGCCTCCGAAACATGAAAAAGCGCATGGGCGAAATAGGCGGGACCTACACCTGTCATTCGAACGAAAACGGCACGGAAGTACACTTGTCGATACCGCTTTCGAAAATGGAAAAC
This genomic interval from Flavobacterium sp. HJ-32-4 contains the following:
- a CDS encoding DUF6252 family protein; protein product: MKTLKRIGIVLTMALVTVMTSCSSDDNGGGGGFSGPATGNFVKAKIGGSNFSATGQVVQGAYESGNIVLQGVAINGTNTTSMAIQLYKPGGLTVGTYNVGPDQSGDVGLLSYTTVTSAMSTVTYVSGACANASGTIEITFIDDTKIEGTFSFTGVELRDNDDCSGGVKNVTNGSFRLEL
- a CDS encoding ATP-binding protein, which produces MNKRMLLSLLLLFPLLASGQVLDSILRQYRDLHNVDPERTRRIIEEGIEGFSAKGDRESKAILLVKLIALETAQRNTDAAYRRFLTAREYARNNGITLQVACAYSEIAETYYYAQDWKRSLGYFHSADSAFVAAKDEIGQVLSKINMASIYQEQGKYDLAIRNFLASVPHIDTTQYRYIKTSAYKEVGKLYLNLKDGRKAEYYLTKSIQSGRRDKGHPDLLLDAYLLLSGSFLERGDKEKAAMYLDRAEKMAARPETRHMLFDVLTRKVELLMKQERYPEAKKNINEALRLADEYKKNTGETFGLRSNLAKIYRLENKSDSAIALSQQLVAETAKSSEMARLAEGYLGMAAAYAQKGDYRQAYENHLQYAAYKDSTVGSEKQRIIREAEVKYETAEKERQLAENKVKLLESEAEADRKGRANLLLGVLVLFTAVTGVSVYRQQRLRVRQKEQEFQLKEAIAQIETQQQLQEQRLSISRDLHDNIGAQLTFIISSVDAVKMGFNLQNPALDRKLDTISDFTQSTIIELRDTIWAMNKGEVSFEELRSRIYNFIGKAKTANEDLAFRFTIADSLKEVNLTSVEAINIYRTLQEAVNNAMKHSGASRISITIGADGATAKVTLRDNGKGFDASQVEQGNGLRNMKKRMGEIGGTYTCHSNENGTEVHLSIPLSKMENTSTT